A region from the Bactrocera dorsalis isolate Fly_Bdor chromosome 1, ASM2337382v1, whole genome shotgun sequence genome encodes:
- the LOC125780366 gene encoding uncharacterized protein LOC125780366: MVNELKILGLVLDSKYSFKAHCKHIKDCLVTRLNIIKYLTSKKSLIHPLTLINVTKALVISKIDYALPIYGNCPASTMKILSPPYHVAMRRSIRAFPTTPLKNLFAETGLPTIIDRTIDCTRRLLPKLLFTTNTILAKDAQNALSRKRKPKCLSAIARCVNFARQLELPSYKCSLGPETRPQWMIKNSSFAIKTLQLPKDKTSSEKYRQLFASQKSKYSSYGWNFIYTDGSKTANSSTFAVTKENGDLIRHGTLHTICSSFTAEVVALLEAVTYVNHTRGKYIVCTDSKSCIGAIESPENTQNEIVAIRNNLLKYPNKLKLMWIPGHTGISGNEKADAAAKNAANTPTITFGYFTKQDIITEITRLRKKSAKDNWSGYIHHYSKINPFRIKPTYTADITLRAIKPFTRLRLGHTIITHAYLLQRAPHGNCPFCDENATIQHILTACPITATIRHEIFNSADPFQLLNEPTPKNVNMIYNFFKETDLLRRI, encoded by the coding sequence ATGGTAAATGAacttaaaatcttagggttagtACTAGACTCTAAATATAGCTTTAAGGCCCATTGTAAGCATATTAAGGACTGCCTTGTAACGCGActaaatataatcaaatatctaacgtcgaaaaaaagtttaattcatcCATTAACACTTATCAACGTCACCAAGGCTCTAGTGATCTCCAAGATCGACTACGCTCTACCTATCTACGGCAACTGCCCGGCTTCTACAATGAAAATACTCTCCCCCCCTTACCATGTGGCCATGCGCAGAAGCATCAGAGCATTTCCAACAACACCACTAAAGAACCTCTTTGCTGAAACTGGCCTGCCAACTATAATAGACAGAACTATCGACTGCACCAGACGTTTACTACCAAAGCTTCTGTTCACGACCAACACTATTCTCGCCAAAGACGCCCAAAATGCTCTCTCGAGGAAACGGAAACCTAAATGCTTGTCAGCAATCGCGCGATGCGTTAACTTCGCCAGGCAACTTGAGTTACCTTCCTATAAATGTTCTCTTGGACCTGAAACTCGTCCACAATGGATGATAAAAAACTCTTCATTTGCTATTAAGACCCTGCAATTGCCGAAGGATAAGACCTCAAGCGAAAAATACAGGCAACTCTTCGCTTCGCAGAAGTCAAAATACTCCAGTTACGGTTGGAACTTTATATACACCGACGGCTCAAAAACAGCAAACAGCTCAACGTTCGCAGTCACAAAAGAAAATGGTGACTTGATTCGACACGGCACTCTCCACACAATATGTTCATCATTTACGGCCGAAGTCGTCGCTTTATTAGAAGCAGTTACTTATGTAAATCACACCAGGGGAAAGTATATCGTATGCACCGATAGCAAATCTTGCATCGGAGCCATAGAATCGCCGGAAAACACACAAAATGAAATAGTCGCCATACGCAacaatcttttaaaatatcCAAACAAACTGAAACTGATGTGGATCCCGGGGCACACAGGGATATCTGGGAATGAAAAAGCAGACGCAGCTgcgaaaaatgcagcaaatacgCCAACCATAACTTTTGGTTATTTCACAAAACAAGACATTATAACTGAGATTACACGCCTAaggaaaaaatcagcaaaagatAATTGGAGTGGATATATTCATCACTATTCGAAAATCAACCCGTTCAGAATTAAGCCGACCTACACTGCCGATATCACCTTACGCGCCATCAAGCCCTTTACCCGCTTACGTCTGGGACACACCATAATTACACACGCTTATTTATTGCAACGTGCCCCTCATGGAAACTGCCCATTCTGCGACGAAAACGCAACGATACAACACATATTAACCGCTTGCCCTATAACTGCAACAATTAGACATGAGATCTTTAATTCGGCCGATCCATTCCAGCTTCTGAATGAGCCCACCCCCAAAAATGTGaatatgatttataatttttttaaggaaacaGATCTACTTCGACGAATATAA